A genome region from Hemitrygon akajei chromosome 14, sHemAka1.3, whole genome shotgun sequence includes the following:
- the LOC140738248 gene encoding phospholipase A2, major isoenzyme-like yields MLGLFVLLLLSAGAGSTSIESRNLIQFGLMIRCAIPGVNPMQFNNYGCYCGTGGSGTPVDELDKCCQTHDYCYDDAKKKMKCKIFSAPKMKLYKYSCTNGKIECKSKDVCGKFICECDRQASICFSKANYNKKNKGISKSRCK; encoded by the exons ATGCTGGGGCTGTTTGTCCTCCTTCTGCTCTCAG CTGGTGCTGGGAGCACTTCCATTGAGTCCAGGAACCTCATTCAGTTCGGTTTAATGATTAGATGTGCCATACCAGGTGTGAATCCAATGCAGTTCAATAACTACGGCTGTTACTGTGGAACTGGTGGATCTGGGACACCAGTGGATGAGCTTGACAA GTGCTGCCAGACACACGACTACTGTTATGATGATGCTAAGAAAAAAATGAAGTGTAAAATCTTCAGTGCACCCAAAATGAAGTTATACAAGTACAGCTGCACAAACGGGAAAATCGAATGCAAAA GTAAGGATGTCTGTGGGAAGTTTATCTGTGAGTGTGATCGACAGGCGTCCATCTGCTTCTCAAAAGCAAATTACAACAAAAAGAATAAAGGCATCAGTAAATCTCGCTGCAAATAG